A single genomic interval of Romboutsia ilealis harbors:
- a CDS encoding alpha/beta fold hydrolase — MSKAKSIKGNVIYEDGFFMGEKDIKIYYKSYEVEDSEDVIVISHGFCESSEKYRELIKIFNKNDYSVYIIDHRGHGKSGRLGIDNSQVNVEDFNYYVKDLKTFLDSIVVPNLNDRKLYLFSHSMGGAIGALFLEKYNNYFEKAILNCPMMEIDTGKYPKIVSKIVAKVFCTIGMGDKYLFGHGPFNCKPDFRNAATSSQKRYDSYFNKQLQHKELQTSGGSFNWLNQAFKGIKELLKSENIKNIKADVLLFQAGKDTFVKPEGHNKFLSVAKNCEFIKFEDAKHEIYIEKDEIFNPYIEKVLEFYNK; from the coding sequence ATGAGTAAAGCTAAGAGTATAAAAGGCAATGTAATATATGAAGATGGTTTTTTTATGGGCGAAAAAGACATAAAAATTTATTACAAAAGCTATGAAGTAGAAGATAGTGAAGATGTAATTGTTATATCTCATGGATTTTGTGAAAGTAGTGAAAAATATAGAGAACTTATAAAAATATTTAATAAAAATGATTATTCTGTATATATAATAGACCACAGAGGACATGGTAAATCAGGAAGACTTGGAATAGATAATAGTCAAGTGAATGTTGAAGATTTTAACTATTATGTTAAGGATTTAAAGACATTTTTAGATAGTATAGTTGTTCCTAATTTGAATGATAGAAAATTATATTTATTTTCACATTCTATGGGAGGTGCTATCGGAGCTTTATTTTTAGAAAAATATAATAATTATTTTGAAAAAGCAATTTTAAACTGTCCTATGATGGAAATAGATACTGGTAAGTATCCTAAAATAGTTTCAAAGATAGTAGCAAAAGTATTTTGTACAATAGGTATGGGTGATAAATACTTATTTGGACATGGGCCATTTAATTGTAAGCCAGATTTTAGAAACGCTGCAACTAGCTCACAAAAAAGATATGATTCATATTTTAATAAACAATTACAACACAAAGAGTTACAAACTTCAGGTGGTTCTTTTAACTGGTTAAATCAAGCATTTAAAGGTATTAAAGAACTTTTAAAATCAGAAAATATAAAAAATATAAAGGCAGATGTGCTTTTATTCCAAGCAGGAAAAGATACATTTGTAAAGCCTGAAGGTCATAATAAATTTTTATCCGTAGCTAAAAATTGCGAATTTATAAAATTTGAAGATGCAAAACATGAAATATACATAGAAAAAGATGAAATATTTAATCCTTATATTGAAAAAGTTTTGGAATTTTACAATAAATAA
- a CDS encoding sensor histidine kinase, whose amino-acid sequence MKKGLLNYVTIIIILMIIILNSTTSIYAYNILGNNDKTLDILIINSYDSKNEWENHIITGFEEKLKEIKPKDLSLNIDLEYLDIRKRNDKAYLDSFNDLLNKKYQYKDIDIVFAIDDGAFEFVKSKVLNSQSVLYHKQILFTGVNNPVELTGEYKKYITGILQANTDQLFNLILYLQPNIDTINIIIDEFIYSNVIKKRVESSKSLFFRPVKINFIQSNYIEDIQNKLKKINDKNQAIVLTGTFMYKSNKSHVKLKDIVNDIKTITDNPIYTNNYAYVFNGVIGGFVDIGEHQGSYVAKEICNILEGNKIEEGILPKSSGMYIFDYKQIYDYNIDILKMPKDSKLLNKPKYALLLPKPLKITVCIVFSLLILIVVYVVYKFIIEIKKSNKNKKLYERAKEREQLKTDFIVNMSHELRTPLNVILSTSKVAELKINTNNYDNKYLLGKLEQINKNSNRLLKLVNNLIDITKFEQGVYEINLENINIVEVVEDIVLASVDYATYKNIDLVFDTEEEEIITAIDKDKIERVILNLLSNAIKFTHKGGSIYVYIKRENDKVFISVEDNGMGIPKDKINEIFNRFYQVSDTLKKHEEGSGIGLCIVEEIVDLHGGKINVYSEVNKGSKFEIILPIYMVEENFKNLQIKDIQQIVKLEMSDVDTKEN is encoded by the coding sequence ATGAAGAAAGGATTATTAAACTATGTAACTATTATAATTATACTCATGATAATTATTCTAAATAGTACAACTTCAATATATGCATATAATATTTTAGGAAATAATGATAAAACATTGGATATATTAATTATAAACTCGTATGATTCTAAAAATGAATGGGAAAATCATATAATTACTGGATTTGAAGAAAAGCTGAAAGAAATAAAGCCAAAAGACTTAAGTCTAAATATAGATTTAGAATATCTAGATATAAGAAAACGAAATGATAAAGCTTATTTAGATTCTTTTAATGACTTATTGAATAAAAAGTATCAATATAAAGATATAGATATAGTATTTGCTATAGATGATGGAGCATTTGAATTTGTAAAATCAAAAGTACTAAATTCACAAAGTGTGTTATATCATAAGCAAATATTATTTACAGGAGTAAATAATCCTGTTGAACTTACAGGAGAATATAAAAAATACATAACCGGGATATTACAAGCTAATACAGATCAATTATTTAATTTGATATTATATCTTCAACCTAATATTGATACCATAAATATTATAATTGATGAATTTATTTATTCAAATGTAATAAAGAAAAGAGTAGAATCATCTAAATCTTTATTTTTTAGACCTGTAAAAATTAATTTTATACAATCTAATTATATTGAAGATATACAAAATAAGTTAAAAAAAATTAATGATAAAAATCAAGCTATTGTTCTTACAGGGACGTTTATGTATAAAAGTAATAAATCACATGTAAAATTAAAAGACATTGTTAATGATATAAAAACAATAACTGACAATCCTATATATACAAATAACTATGCATATGTTTTTAATGGTGTAATAGGAGGATTTGTAGATATAGGAGAACATCAAGGTAGTTATGTTGCTAAAGAAATATGTAATATATTAGAGGGAAATAAAATAGAAGAGGGAATATTACCAAAGTCTAGTGGAATGTATATATTTGATTATAAACAAATATATGACTATAATATAGATATTTTAAAAATGCCAAAAGATAGTAAATTATTAAATAAACCAAAATATGCACTTTTATTACCTAAGCCACTTAAGATAACAGTATGTATAGTATTTAGTTTATTGATTTTAATAGTAGTTTATGTAGTATATAAATTTATAATAGAAATAAAAAAATCAAATAAAAATAAAAAACTTTATGAAAGAGCAAAAGAAAGGGAACAATTAAAAACTGACTTTATAGTAAATATGAGTCATGAACTTAGAACTCCATTAAATGTTATATTAAGTACAAGCAAGGTAGCAGAACTTAAAATAAATACTAATAACTATGATAATAAATATCTATTAGGTAAATTAGAACAAATAAATAAAAATTCAAACAGATTATTAAAGTTAGTTAATAATCTTATAGATATAACTAAGTTTGAACAGGGAGTCTATGAAATAAATTTAGAAAATATAAATATAGTAGAAGTTGTAGAGGATATAGTTTTAGCTAGTGTTGATTATGCAACATATAAAAATATCGACTTAGTATTTGATACAGAAGAAGAAGAAATAATAACCGCAATAGATAAGGATAAAATAGAAAGGGTTATACTTAATCTTTTATCTAATGCAATAAAATTTACACACAAAGGTGGATCAATTTATGTATATATAAAAAGGGAAAATGATAAAGTTTTTATAAGCGTAGAAGATAATGGAATGGGAATACCAAAAGATAAAATAAATGAAATTTTTAATAGATTTTATCAAGTTTCGGATACATTAAAGAAACATGAAGAAGGAAGTGGTATAGGTCTTTGTATAGTTGAAGAAATAGTAGACCTTCACGGTGGAAAAATTAATGTATATAGTGAAGTAAATAAAGGTAGTAAATTTGAAATTATATTACCTATATATATGGTAGAAGAAAACTTTAAAAACTTACAAATAAAAGATATACAACAAATTGTAAAACTTGAAATGTCAGATGTAGATACAAAAGAAAATTAA
- a CDS encoding Mor transcription activator family protein, which yields MINKLTIDDVPENLKSVVLAIGIDAFRSLIKCAGGTSIYLPSERCITKPVRDRVIRESFCGDYKKMARRFGISVVRVRRIVGEKS from the coding sequence ATGATTAATAAGTTGACTATTGATGACGTGCCTGAGAATTTAAAGAGTGTGGTTTTGGCTATTGGTATTGATGCTTTTAGAAGTCTTATTAAGTGTGCTGGTGGGACTAGTATTTATCTTCCTAGTGAAAGGTGTATAACTAAGCCTGTTAGGGATAGGGTTATTAGGGAAAGTTTTTGCGGTGATTATAAGAAGATGGCGAGAAGGTTTGGTATTAGTGTGGTTAGAGTTAGGAGGATTGTTGGTGAAAAGAGTTAA
- a CDS encoding DUF1659 domain-containing protein has protein sequence MAITEAKNPSSLRIKLDLGMVDGKTKTKSKTFSNLKHDAAAQDIYDVAESLMALQEYTVLETAKIDNTTLL, from the coding sequence ATGGCAATTACAGAAGCTAAAAACCCTTCAAGTTTAAGAATAAAATTAGATTTAGGAATGGTTGATGGTAAAACCAAAACTAAAAGTAAAACTTTCTCAAACCTAAAACATGATGCAGCAGCTCAAGATATATATGACGTTGCCGAAAGCTTAATGGCTCTACAAGAGTATACTGTTTTAGAAACAGCAAAAATAGATAACACTACACTTTTATAA
- a CDS encoding DUF2922 domain-containing protein, protein MDTNVSKRLIMTFKTTDDKSVSLSIDDPREDITEEEIKTAMDLVVSKNIFAPGGSDIFKSVSAKVVVTDTTGYDLVI, encoded by the coding sequence ATGGATACTAATGTTAGCAAAAGATTAATTATGACTTTCAAAACTACTGATGACAAATCAGTTTCTTTATCAATAGATGACCCAAGAGAGGATATAACTGAAGAAGAAATAAAAACTGCTATGGATTTAGTAGTTTCTAAAAACATATTTGCCCCAGGTGGTTCTGATATTTTTAAATCTGTTAGTGCAAAGGTGGTTGTTACAGACACTACTGGCTACGATTTAGTTATATAA
- a CDS encoding YvrJ family protein — MNSDIQNIIASVGFPIALSMYLLIRIEGKLQTLTDSINELSKNIISMR, encoded by the coding sequence ATGAATTCAGATATACAAAATATTATAGCTTCTGTTGGTTTTCCAATTGCTCTTAGTATGTATTTACTAATTCGTATTGAGGGAAAGCTTCAGACTTTAACTGATAGTATTAATGAATTATCTAAAAATATTATAAGTATGAGGTGA
- a CDS encoding N-acetylmuramoyl-L-alanine amidase family protein: MKFYLDFGHGGKDSGAVSFNGTFESNVVLKIGLILKSMLESYGHTVITTRIDDTYYSLSYRTNKANRYNCDYFISLHMNSFSNRNARGCEVWVYDKSSRLYNTSQSVCDSLSKALNTPNRGVKVSKSFTVLKKSKMPAMLVEIDFISNSIVEDVCSSYDYCYVVAKNICNALLKL; this comes from the coding sequence ATGAAATTTTACTTAGACTTTGGCCATGGTGGTAAGGATAGTGGTGCGGTTTCATTTAATGGTACTTTTGAAAGTAATGTTGTTTTAAAGATTGGTTTAATTTTAAAATCTATGCTGGAAAGTTATGGGCATACGGTTATAACTACAAGAATTGATGATACTTATTATTCTTTAAGTTATAGAACAAATAAAGCTAATAGGTATAATTGTGATTATTTTATTAGTTTACATATGAATTCTTTTTCTAATAGAAATGCTCGTGGTTGTGAGGTTTGGGTTTATGATAAGTCTAGTAGGCTTTATAATACTTCTCAAAGTGTTTGTGATAGTTTGTCTAAGGCTTTGAATACTCCTAATAGAGGTGTTAAGGTTTCTAAGAGCTTTACTGTTTTGAAAAAAAGCAAGATGCCGGCTATGCTAGTTGAGATTGATTTTATTTCTAATTCTATTGTTGAGGATGTTTGTTCTAGTTATGATTATTGTTATGTTGTTGCTAAAAATATTTGTAATGCCTTGTTAAAGCTATAA
- a CDS encoding ATP-binding protein — translation MIENLNMPENMKMRMSQLIKSLPKNNLEGSESYLKVTKNTGLDSKNILKSEEDEIVEYKCLKCRDLRFILKDNEAIPCTCKGVREAEEILLNSGISEEFRKKNFDNFDYSYNMEVCEAFSKAKEYVKNFDKSCKNKSIIFVGQVGSGKTHLSMAIANSLMEKGVGVLYMPYRDNIISLKQNMMDEEYYRKVMNKFKRAKVLLIDDLFKGSISGSDVNIIFEIINYRYLNGLPVIVSCEKSIDEIVSIDEAIGSRLYEMSCGYVVGFNGRRLNYRMYGKS, via the coding sequence ATGATAGAAAATCTAAATATGCCAGAGAATATGAAAATGAGGATGAGTCAACTTATCAAAAGCCTACCGAAGAACAACTTAGAAGGGTCAGAGAGCTACTTGAAAGTAACTAAAAATACAGGGCTAGATAGTAAGAATATATTAAAATCAGAGGAAGATGAAATAGTAGAATATAAATGTTTAAAGTGTAGAGATTTAAGATTTATATTAAAAGATAATGAAGCGATACCATGTACTTGTAAGGGTGTTCGTGAAGCTGAGGAAATATTATTAAATAGTGGTATAAGCGAAGAATTTAGAAAAAAGAATTTCGATAATTTTGATTACTCATACAATATGGAAGTATGTGAAGCATTTAGTAAAGCCAAGGAATATGTAAAAAACTTTGATAAGTCTTGTAAAAATAAGTCTATAATATTTGTTGGACAAGTTGGAAGTGGTAAAACACATTTGTCTATGGCAATAGCCAACTCTCTTATGGAAAAGGGAGTTGGAGTATTGTATATGCCTTACAGAGATAATATTATAAGTCTTAAGCAAAATATGATGGATGAGGAGTATTACAGAAAGGTTATGAATAAGTTTAAGAGAGCTAAGGTGCTTTTGATTGATGATTTGTTTAAGGGTAGTATTAGTGGGAGTGATGTTAATATTATATTTGAGATTATTAATTATAGGTATTTAAATGGGTTGCCTGTTATTGTTAGTTGTGAGAAGAGTATTGATGAGATTGTTAGTATTGATGAGGCGATTGGTAGCAGGCTTTATGAGATGAGTTGTGGGTATGTGGTAGGTTTTAATGGGAGGAGGTTAAATTATAGGATGTATGGGAAAAGCTAG
- a CDS encoding DnaD domain protein, translated as MAIFRKLHTAFWQDAKVIEELTPEDKFFFIYLLTNPATTQIGIYQITKKQMSFELGYSIESINSLMDRFENHHKLIKYNTYTREIALKNWGKYNLDRSGKPMLDCVKKELEEVSDISLIEYVSKGIKKEDIKDIFKSYLNKENSNDIEDLCEINKTNNDTYNESYTDRFKNLGQEEEKDKEEYKEEDIDKEKDLKSSNVSKYAKLYEQNIGLINGVAYEWIINISEEIDLKLFKKAIEIATDKGKCNKGYIGGIIRQWLNNNIKTYDDLKAYELNQGGQLNDRKSKYAREYENEDESTYQKPTEEQLRRVRELLESN; from the coding sequence ATGGCTATATTTAGAAAACTACACACCGCCTTTTGGCAAGATGCAAAGGTTATAGAAGAATTAACACCAGAAGATAAATTTTTCTTTATATATTTATTAACTAATCCAGCAACAACTCAAATTGGAATATATCAAATAACTAAAAAGCAAATGAGTTTTGAACTTGGATATTCAATAGAAAGTATAAACTCTTTGATGGATAGATTTGAAAATCACCACAAACTTATAAAGTACAATACCTATACTCGTGAGATTGCGCTAAAAAATTGGGGAAAATACAATTTAGATAGAAGTGGTAAGCCAATGCTTGATTGTGTTAAAAAAGAATTAGAGGAAGTTTCAGATATATCTCTTATAGAATATGTCAGCAAAGGTATTAAAAAAGAAGATATAAAAGATATATTTAAAAGTTATCTAAATAAGGAAAATAGTAATGATATAGAGGATTTATGCGAAATTAATAAAACAAATAACGATACGTATAACGAGTCGTATACCGATAGGTTTAAAAATTTAGGACAAGAAGAAGAAAAAGATAAAGAAGAATATAAAGAAGAAGATATAGATAAAGAAAAAGATTTAAAATCATCCAATGTAAGTAAGTATGCAAAATTATATGAACAAAACATTGGACTTATAAATGGAGTAGCTTATGAGTGGATAATTAATATAAGTGAAGAGATAGATTTAAAGCTTTTTAAAAAAGCCATAGAAATAGCAACAGACAAGGGAAAATGCAACAAAGGCTACATTGGTGGAATTATAAGACAATGGCTAAATAACAATATAAAAACTTATGATGATTTAAAAGCATATGAATTAAACCAAGGGGGACAATTAAATGATAGAAAATCTAAATATGCCAGAGAATATGAAAATGAGGATGAGTCAACTTATCAAAAGCCTACCGAAGAACAACTTAGAAGGGTCAGAGAGCTACTTGAAAGTAACTAA